The proteins below are encoded in one region of Clostridium sp. 'White wine YQ':
- a CDS encoding PEP/pyruvate-binding domain-containing protein, whose protein sequence is MSNMVKRFKDLTPELQVLAGGKGGSLARMYQDGYPVPEGFVVLPSAFEKEKLNDEAWNEIRTYMDAIRKNHEGALFAVRSSALSEDSAQASFAGEFETVLNVKTDKEIQEAIYTVFRSRESERVKAYSSVQGMEESHQIAVVIMLMIESEISGVLFTADPITGSHTSMSGNFVYGLGEQLVSGEANAYPFKLMRPKGKYEGPSDFKKYASEVYKYASKLVRKSGSQQDIEWAVAKGKLYILQARPITTLKPGNPDTYELNDSFDGDFLWTNTNVGEAMADVFTPLSWSVIRALDEEQMVVPGYYLFSGNICGRMYSNVNMALSIYPAFGKDYKPVLKKMNDIFGQMPEGMNIPIYPYSGLGLIKAMIPGIKNTSKNSKEVAKAMPNYLKDTPSWCRSMKERIDRIESNKELLDLWKEELWPYNCKALWVGRFAPRKKLMGLFKLNEELPKLLGKEDANTLLSNLRGNSELESLGPVVGISKIIKGEMSKDEYLMKYGHRGPHEFEISIPDPSENQAWLEKQIEEFEKSNVDAEGLLKKQHIQYEKTLKKLEERFPGKAKKIINQIANASEGSYLREAVRSEWTRVFRVNRAFAIKVGKLTGIGDDVFFLHLDEVLNLLSGDQSALKNIPTRRKTYEKYKTLPPLPSIIRGRFDPFKWAEDPNRRVDYYDPALTTISTPNSETLNGYAGAAGRIEGVVRVLTNPEEGEKLKTN, encoded by the coding sequence ATGTCAAATATGGTTAAAAGATTTAAAGATTTGACTCCTGAGCTTCAGGTACTTGCAGGAGGAAAAGGAGGCAGCCTAGCAAGAATGTATCAAGATGGGTATCCTGTTCCTGAAGGTTTCGTTGTTTTACCATCTGCATTTGAGAAGGAAAAGCTTAATGATGAAGCTTGGAATGAAATAAGGACTTATATGGATGCCATTAGAAAAAATCATGAAGGAGCATTGTTTGCTGTAAGGTCATCTGCATTAAGTGAAGATTCAGCACAAGCATCATTTGCAGGAGAGTTTGAGACTGTTCTTAATGTAAAAACTGATAAAGAAATACAGGAAGCAATTTATACTGTTTTTAGATCAAGAGAATCAGAGAGAGTAAAAGCATACAGTTCTGTTCAAGGAATGGAGGAATCTCATCAGATTGCAGTAGTGATTATGCTTATGATAGAGTCTGAAATTTCTGGGGTACTTTTTACTGCTGATCCGATTACAGGTAGCCACACAAGTATGTCAGGTAATTTTGTATATGGGTTGGGAGAACAGCTTGTATCTGGAGAAGCTAATGCATATCCATTTAAATTGATGAGGCCAAAAGGAAAGTATGAAGGGCCAAGTGATTTTAAGAAGTATGCCTCAGAGGTGTATAAATATGCTTCAAAACTAGTGAGGAAATCAGGAAGTCAACAAGATATAGAATGGGCTGTTGCAAAAGGAAAGTTATATATTCTTCAAGCACGTCCTATTACAACCTTGAAGCCTGGTAATCCAGATACTTATGAATTGAATGATTCATTTGATGGGGATTTCTTATGGACCAACACAAATGTTGGTGAGGCTATGGCTGACGTTTTTACTCCACTAAGTTGGTCTGTAATAAGGGCTCTTGACGAGGAACAAATGGTAGTTCCAGGGTATTATTTATTTTCTGGTAATATATGCGGAAGAATGTATTCGAATGTAAACATGGCATTATCAATATATCCAGCCTTTGGTAAGGATTATAAGCCTGTGCTAAAAAAAATGAATGATATATTTGGTCAGATGCCTGAAGGAATGAATATTCCTATTTACCCATATTCGGGGTTAGGATTAATAAAAGCAATGATACCAGGAATAAAGAATACTTCAAAAAATTCTAAAGAAGTTGCGAAGGCAATGCCGAATTATCTTAAGGACACACCAAGCTGGTGCAGATCAATGAAAGAACGCATTGATAGAATAGAGAGTAATAAAGAATTGCTTGATCTTTGGAAAGAAGAACTTTGGCCTTATAACTGTAAGGCATTATGGGTTGGACGTTTTGCTCCTCGAAAAAAATTGATGGGATTATTCAAGTTAAATGAAGAACTTCCAAAGCTTTTAGGAAAAGAGGACGCAAATACATTGCTGTCAAACTTAAGGGGAAATTCTGAACTTGAAAGTCTTGGTCCAGTTGTGGGAATATCAAAGATTATTAAGGGAGAGATGAGCAAAGATGAATACTTGATGAAGTACGGGCATCGAGGTCCTCATGAGTTTGAGATATCCATACCTGATCCTTCAGAGAATCAAGCTTGGCTTGAAAAACAGATAGAGGAATTTGAAAAGTCTAATGTAGATGCTGAAGGACTTTTAAAAAAGCAGCATATTCAGTATGAAAAAACTTTAAAGAAGCTTGAAGAACGTTTTCCAGGAAAGGCAAAAAAGATTATCAATCAAATTGCAAATGCTTCTGAAGGAAGTTATTTAAGAGAGGCTGTTCGTTCAGAATGGACCAGAGTATTTAGGGTTAACCGTGCATTTGCGATTAAAGTAGGAAAGCTCACAGGAATTGGAGACGATGTATTTTTTCTCCATTTAGATGAAGTTTTGAATTTGCTTTCCGGAGACCAATCAGCGTTGAAGAATATTCCAACTAGACGCAAAACTTATGAAAAATATAAAACACTACCTCCATTGCCATCAATTATTCGTGGAAGATTTGATCCATTTAAGTGGGCAGAAGATCCAAATAGAAGAGTGGATTATTATGATCCTGCATTAACAACTATTAGTACACCTAATTCTGAAACACTCAATGGCTATGCAGGAGCAGCAGGTAGGATAGAGGGAGTTGTGCGTGTATTGACTAATCCAGAGGAAGGGGAAAAACT
- a CDS encoding TetR/AcrR family transcriptional regulator — protein MNSIFTKFLSLKPEKQERILNAAIKEFARKGYKNTATDEITKEANISKGALFHYFNSKKDLFLFLYDHALEILMNEFFGKIDLNEKDILKRLRQVLLVEFMLVNKYPDMLDFVKVANFEDADEVKDDMESRNKEYFINAYSKVLNNFDTSKFKENIDIRRAVDVIIWTMEGFTAKEKEKIKTNPITNLNFDEILSEMDIYFDLLKDSFYK, from the coding sequence GTGAACAGCATTTTTACAAAGTTTTTAAGCTTAAAACCTGAAAAACAAGAGCGAATATTAAATGCAGCAATAAAGGAATTCGCAAGAAAAGGATATAAAAATACTGCTACAGATGAGATTACCAAGGAAGCTAACATTTCAAAAGGAGCATTATTCCATTATTTTAATAGTAAGAAGGACCTGTTCTTATTTTTGTATGACCATGCATTAGAGATTCTTATGAATGAGTTTTTCGGGAAAATAGATTTAAATGAAAAAGACATATTAAAAAGATTGCGACAAGTTTTATTAGTTGAATTTATGCTTGTTAATAAATATCCCGATATGCTTGACTTCGTCAAAGTTGCGAATTTTGAAGATGCTGATGAAGTAAAGGATGATATGGAGTCAAGGAATAAAGAATACTTTATAAATGCCTATAGTAAAGTACTAAACAATTTCGATACTTCCAAGTTTAAAGAGAATATTGATATAAGAAGAGCTGTAGATGTTATTATTTGGACTATGGAAGGATTTACAGCCAAAGAGAAGGAAAAGATAAAAACTAACCCTATAACTAATCTTAATTTCGATGAAATATTATCGGAAATGGATATTTATTTTGATCTGTTAAAAGACAGTTTTTATAAGTAA
- a CDS encoding SDR family oxidoreductase, with amino-acid sequence MGKELVLVTGGSGFIAVHIILKLLNGGYRVRTTLRTISRQDEVKSMLAQGGVTDFENLEFIETDLTSDKNWMEAAAGATYVIHVASPTPATRPDDGDEMVKMAVDGTLRVMKAAKAAGVKRVVLTSASGAVLAGHKSHPEIFTEEDWTDLSADIDAYQRSKTMAELAAWEFAKKKNMELSAINPTAVMGPILGQDFSHSNQIIRAMLNGKMPFLLKAGFDCVDARDVADLHLLAMTRSEAVEERFLATTGENLTYKEEAKILKRCLGSTAKKVSTKEMPNFVVKFLATFNKDLRMPATFLGKNTACSNAKAKKLLGWQPRSAEEAIIATAKSMVELGLIDK; translated from the coding sequence ATGGGAAAAGAATTGGTATTAGTAACAGGCGGAAGTGGCTTTATAGCCGTACACATAATTTTGAAACTTTTGAATGGAGGATATCGCGTTAGGACAACACTTCGCACAATATCACGTCAGGACGAGGTCAAATCAATGCTCGCTCAAGGTGGAGTAACTGATTTTGAGAATTTGGAGTTCATCGAGACAGATTTAACAAGTGATAAGAATTGGATGGAAGCTGCAGCTGGTGCAACTTACGTTATTCATGTAGCATCTCCAACACCAGCCACCCGTCCAGACGACGGTGATGAAATGGTGAAAATGGCTGTTGATGGTACATTGCGTGTGATGAAGGCTGCCAAGGCAGCGGGAGTTAAACGTGTAGTCTTAACTTCTGCTTCTGGGGCAGTGCTTGCAGGGCATAAATCTCATCCAGAGATTTTTACTGAGGAAGATTGGACAGACTTGTCTGCCGATATTGATGCATATCAACGTTCAAAAACTATGGCAGAACTCGCAGCTTGGGAGTTTGCGAAGAAAAAAAATATGGAGCTTTCAGCTATCAATCCGACTGCTGTCATGGGACCTATACTTGGCCAGGACTTTTCACACTCCAATCAAATTATTCGTGCCATGTTAAATGGTAAGATGCCATTTCTTTTAAAAGCTGGATTTGATTGCGTTGATGCACGAGACGTTGCAGACTTACATTTGCTAGCGATGACACGTTCAGAAGCCGTAGAAGAGAGATTTCTTGCTACCACAGGTGAAAATCTGACATACAAAGAAGAAGCAAAAATTTTGAAAAGATGTTTAGGGAGTACAGCAAAAAAAGTCTCAACTAAAGAAATGCCTAATTTTGTCGTGAAATTTCTAGCGACTTTCAATAAAGATTTACGTATGCCAGCGACCTTCTTAGGAAAAAATACTGCCTGTAGCAATGCAAAAGCCAAGAAGTTGCTTGGCTGGCAGCCAAGATCAGCAGAAGAAGCAATCATAGCAACTGCGAAAAGTATGGTTGAGCTTGGATTGATTGATAAATAA
- a CDS encoding TetR/AcrR family transcriptional regulator yields MAATNHAQAIKKDTKDFITTALLQMLTKEKLSTLTVSQVCKRAGVSRMAFYRNFDGLEQILYEYYKPKIAAVFDIIHKNSQFSIKFDSQLNFFNTFGDDLLLSNARGFEPIIQRIFIEEIQRFYSEDSDGYWTAFMSAGVYAIWRKWLLDGRQKPLEEIMDFLKQFDMFPQK; encoded by the coding sequence ATGGCTGCTACTAATCACGCACAAGCCATCAAAAAAGATACAAAAGATTTTATCACAACAGCGTTGCTGCAAATGCTAACAAAAGAGAAGTTGTCAACACTGACAGTTTCTCAAGTCTGTAAAAGAGCTGGAGTGAGCCGTATGGCTTTTTACCGTAATTTTGATGGACTTGAGCAAATTTTATACGAGTATTACAAGCCAAAGATTGCAGCTGTCTTTGACATAATTCATAAAAATTCACAATTCTCTATCAAATTTGATAGCCAGTTGAATTTTTTCAACACCTTTGGTGATGATTTGTTACTGTCTAATGCCCGAGGATTTGAGCCAATTATTCAGAGGATTTTCATAGAAGAAATACAAAGATTTTATTCCGAAGATAGCGATGGATACTGGACAGCTTTCATGTCAGCTGGGGTTTACGCCATTTGGAGAAAATGGTTACTTGATGGTAGGCAAAAACCACTCGAAGAGATAATGGACTTTTTGAAGCAATTTGATATGTTTCCGCAGAAATAA
- a CDS encoding SDR family oxidoreductase, with amino-acid sequence MAERMKSNWTSADIPSQKGRSVVITGTGGIGYEIALEMTGAGAEVIMAGRNRDKGEEAIRRINKINPAGSICFEELDLADLSSIREFGERIKEQRKSLDILVNNAAVMNPPKRIVTKDGFELQMGTNYLGHFALTAHMLPLLKKGNKPRVITMSSLAHLSGVINLEDLQSEQNYRPMVTYSQSKLACLMFALELQRRSDAAGWGISSIGAHPGISRTELIPNGAGKNSPAGIARRLFGPFLFQPAAHGAWPALYAAVAEESKSGTYYGPSKMNEMRGYPKIAKIAPQAEDIKVASKLWEESEKLTDVKFI; translated from the coding sequence ATGGCAGAAAGAATGAAGAGTAATTGGACTTCAGCAGATATTCCCTCACAAAAAGGACGCTCGGTAGTTATTACAGGAACTGGTGGAATAGGATATGAAATAGCATTGGAGATGACTGGCGCAGGAGCTGAAGTTATAATGGCGGGGCGAAATAGAGATAAAGGGGAAGAAGCAATAAGAAGGATTAATAAAATAAATCCAGCTGGAAGTATATGTTTTGAAGAACTTGACCTAGCGGATCTTTCATCTATAAGGGAATTTGGAGAAAGGATAAAGGAACAACGCAAAAGCTTAGATATTCTTGTAAATAATGCAGCAGTAATGAATCCTCCAAAACGTATAGTTACAAAAGATGGATTTGAACTGCAAATGGGGACAAATTATCTTGGACATTTTGCGTTAACAGCACATATGCTTCCCCTTTTGAAGAAAGGAAATAAGCCTAGGGTGATCACCATGAGTAGTCTGGCTCATCTTTCAGGAGTTATAAACTTGGAGGATTTACAATCAGAACAAAATTATAGACCAATGGTAACTTATTCTCAATCAAAGCTTGCGTGTCTAATGTTTGCACTAGAGCTGCAACGACGAAGTGATGCAGCTGGATGGGGAATTAGCAGCATAGGTGCACATCCGGGGATATCTAGAACAGAATTGATCCCTAATGGAGCAGGAAAAAACAGCCCAGCTGGAATTGCTCGTCGCTTATTTGGACCATTTTTATTTCAGCCAGCAGCTCATGGAGCGTGGCCAGCACTTTACGCAGCTGTAGCTGAAGAGTCAAAAAGTGGTACTTATTACGGACCTTCGAAAATGAACGAAATGAGAGGGTATCCTAAAATAGCTAAAATTGCACCACAAGCAGAGGATATTAAGGTTGCTTCAAAGCTTTGGGAAGAATCTGAAAAGTTGACAGATGTAAAGTTTATTTAA
- a CDS encoding TetR/AcrR family transcriptional regulator codes for MINTSENPASIRSKTYLVEALLELMDEKSYETISIKELTDRAKLSRRTFYTNFETKEDILKYHFDTLVNEYIQILQTYECLTAKDIANEYFSYWFSHRNLLRLLKKNNLPILIKVFEEFLRNMNSLTIIKNHRFTDSELQYYDAVFVAGGLWNLLNVWIENDFGKNSEEMTDIFVKIFNAIPSDRSSES; via the coding sequence ATGATAAATACTAGCGAGAATCCAGCATCCATTCGTTCGAAAACCTATTTAGTTGAAGCTTTACTAGAACTTATGGATGAGAAAAGTTATGAGACTATATCAATCAAAGAGCTTACAGACAGAGCGAAACTTTCCAGACGTACGTTTTATACAAATTTCGAAACAAAAGAAGACATACTTAAATATCATTTTGATACATTAGTAAATGAATATATTCAGATACTACAAACATATGAATGTTTGACGGCCAAAGATATAGCTAATGAATATTTCAGTTATTGGTTCTCCCATAGAAATCTGCTTCGTCTCTTAAAAAAGAACAATCTTCCGATTCTTATTAAGGTTTTTGAAGAATTTCTCAGAAATATGAACTCACTTACTATCATAAAAAATCACCGTTTTACGGACAGTGAATTGCAATATTACGATGCAGTTTTCGTGGCAGGTGGTTTATGGAATCTATTGAATGTTTGGATAGAAAATGACTTTGGGAAGAATTCTGAAGAAATGACTGATATATTTGTAAAAATATTCAATGCAATTCCATCAGATAGAAGTAGCGAAAGCTGA
- a CDS encoding AraC family transcriptional regulator: MDKELANDKIAIYQKELVSMINGLVDVDGIHNTAIPSLQLFRASNVSEPLHTIYEPALLIIVQGSKIVTLADENYQYDPTSYLVTSVHLPITGQIIQATPDEPFLCVQINFNMEQILDIIKESNEAWSGRMDSGRGIVVNRISSDLLDAVLRLVRLLYTPKDIKILSPLIIREILYRILQDKQGELIKQFAMIGSHAHCIAKVIQIINSNFSKPLRIEDLAKQVNMSTSSLHNQFKKVTAMSPLQYQKLIRLQEARRLLFAESSEAANVGFQVGYESPSQFSREYARMFGLPPISDINRLRASLDSGTT; the protein is encoded by the coding sequence ATGGATAAAGAATTAGCAAATGACAAAATTGCAATTTATCAAAAAGAATTAGTTTCAATGATTAATGGACTTGTAGATGTGGACGGAATACATAATACAGCTATACCTTCTTTGCAGTTATTCCGAGCATCAAATGTTTCTGAGCCTTTGCACACTATTTATGAACCAGCATTATTGATAATTGTACAGGGATCAAAAATAGTAACGCTTGCTGATGAAAATTATCAATATGATCCAACATCATATTTGGTTACATCTGTTCACCTTCCTATTACGGGGCAAATTATACAAGCTACTCCTGATGAGCCTTTCTTATGTGTACAAATAAACTTTAATATGGAGCAAATACTTGATATTATTAAGGAATCAAACGAGGCATGGAGTGGTAGGATGGATTCAGGACGTGGAATAGTAGTTAATAGAATTAGTTCTGATTTACTTGATGCTGTGTTAAGACTTGTACGTCTCTTATATACACCTAAGGATATTAAAATCCTTTCACCTTTGATAATTCGTGAAATCCTTTATAGAATTCTGCAAGATAAGCAAGGAGAACTTATTAAGCAATTTGCAATGATTGGAAGTCATGCACATTGTATTGCAAAAGTTATTCAGATTATAAATAGTAATTTTTCAAAACCCTTGAGAATTGAAGATTTAGCAAAACAAGTTAACATGAGTACATCATCATTACATAATCAGTTTAAAAAAGTAACAGCAATGAGTCCTTTGCAATATCAGAAGTTGATAAGATTACAAGAGGCTAGGCGTTTGCTGTTTGCAGAGTCATCTGAAGCTGCAAATGTTGGTTTTCAAGTAGGTTATGAAAGCCCATCTCAATTTAGCAGAGAATATGCACGTATGTTTGGATTGCCTCCTATAAGCGATATAAATCGTCTTCGAGCTTCGTTAGATTCAGGCACTACATAA
- a CDS encoding SDR family oxidoreductase, whose protein sequence is MNTIKKDRVAIVTGGSRGIGRAISERLASDGQIVVIAYANNVFEADKTVQSIIEKGGKAIAVKADISDEVAVSELFDMTEKNFGGVDVVVNSAGIMGLNTIANFDLNKLDQIIRTNIRGTFVVDQQAARHVRSGGAIINLSTSVKKLALPTYAAYSASKGAVDAISLVLAKELRGRDITVNAVAPGPTATELFFEGKDPETIERMAKMNPIERLGKPEDIAEVISFLAGPARWINGQTIYVNGGMV, encoded by the coding sequence ATGAATACAATAAAAAAAGATAGAGTTGCAATTGTTACTGGGGGTTCACGTGGAATTGGTCGCGCAATCTCAGAACGTCTTGCATCTGATGGCCAAATAGTAGTTATAGCATATGCAAATAATGTTTTTGAAGCTGATAAAACTGTACAATCTATAATAGAAAAAGGAGGTAAGGCAATTGCTGTTAAAGCTGATATTAGTGATGAAGTTGCAGTTAGCGAGCTTTTTGATATGACAGAGAAAAACTTTGGCGGAGTTGATGTTGTAGTTAACTCAGCTGGCATTATGGGACTTAATACAATTGCTAATTTCGATCTTAATAAGCTTGATCAAATAATTCGTACAAATATACGTGGTACCTTTGTTGTTGATCAACAAGCTGCTCGCCATGTAAGATCTGGAGGTGCTATTATTAATCTTTCTACTTCAGTAAAGAAACTTGCATTGCCTACTTATGCTGCCTATTCTGCTAGCAAAGGAGCTGTTGATGCAATCAGCCTTGTACTTGCAAAAGAACTTCGTGGCAGAGATATTACAGTAAATGCAGTAGCTCCTGGACCAACAGCAACAGAACTATTTTTTGAAGGCAAGGATCCTGAGACAATTGAGCGTATGGCCAAAATGAATCCTATTGAACGTTTAGGAAAACCAGAAGACATTGCAGAAGTAATTTCCTTTTTAGCAGGTCCCGCTAGATGGATTAATGGTCAAACCATTTATGTTAATGGTGGTATGGTTTAG
- a CDS encoding GtrA family protein, with the protein MKLKEYKELLLKYGTGEKMLYLIFGVLTTLVNIASYWVFTKILKLDYMSASVIAWIIAVIFAYVTNKIYVFNSRNFNAAVIFKEAVSFFAFRFLSLLIDLLTMFILVEKMQINDMYAKVAANVIVIIMNYFSSKLFVFKKKNHASSEVDKKADKHITFSAVMKNSVAVLLLLIFSVCCHFYVIHSGSLFGKSGTDSTLQFMYFVPFIQKQFLSGQPFWSWVYGLGGDVFGGFSYYYTTSPFFYLMLLLRKLGIGTWTLEDTLRWKLVFSILKQFLSMLFLYVLLKYEKRKTYSSLIGAAIYGGCINFIWFSLFNDFMADAYIWLPLTVLGWRIYKRSSNWVPFVISAALTVANSFYFGFISFVFYIIFIIVFMDVEGTKLKDKICSFFGQISKYAIFAVIALGLSAVAFLPSVLAFLKVDRFSNSAIIPMFYDRSYILQLPEKFFYYFSTLGFPMIVLIVFALPWRRLSKVARKKTILAGIFFVLYLIPYTGSFFNGLSYSVDRWFYLLIFSIAYAVPDWLEENDRLKSAGLKFISISFALILYFYYTKASRGLNYTIENVKLTSIINRLILVSGLISILAVILKRYISHRFIKNILSCIIVFAVGISLICNINSYLYIVQPDMSKEKIENYFMHGNEEEQVFNELAPSNSEFFRTITSSPFENSPLSQNYYGTSAYNSMVDGNLHKWLKVNEDVLNHYVAPNIYANFDDRLFLETAFGVKYLVRDKNDPYVPAYGYVLKKETDKYKVYESTNNVGFDLWYTNTVDVQSNNKMNFAEKDALLLQEAVVDKSVPGLSSGAIDDVTTELSLAWGRAVTENMEYKDGTLTAGKNASISIPINNTQKGDKGEILFSMNIKPANGQMINLNVNGKSTLKMEETYPYIYPLNTFTFRLDGNTKILKINISEGKFTIDNAHAWFNSYKHYENWINARNKYNLENLHINGGDIKATIKNDEKGIIALSIPYSKGWSAKVDGKKQDLIKVNGVFTGLVLEPGAHRIELTYITPGLIPGACISITFLIGIIMFHILKKNFSK; encoded by the coding sequence ATGAAGTTAAAAGAGTACAAAGAACTTCTTTTAAAATATGGAACGGGAGAAAAAATGCTGTATTTAATTTTTGGTGTACTGACAACCTTGGTTAATATAGCATCTTATTGGGTTTTTACAAAGATCTTAAAATTAGACTACATGTCAGCATCGGTAATAGCATGGATAATTGCTGTTATCTTTGCATATGTAACAAATAAGATATATGTATTCAACAGCAGAAACTTCAATGCAGCAGTTATTTTTAAAGAAGCGGTGTCTTTTTTTGCATTCAGGTTTTTATCATTACTGATTGATTTATTAACCATGTTTATATTGGTAGAAAAGATGCAGATTAATGATATGTATGCAAAAGTTGCGGCCAATGTTATTGTTATTATTATGAATTACTTTTCAAGTAAGTTGTTTGTTTTTAAAAAGAAGAATCATGCATCTTCTGAGGTGGATAAAAAGGCTGACAAGCATATAACTTTTTCTGCAGTAATGAAGAACTCAGTTGCGGTATTACTTTTGCTGATTTTTTCTGTATGCTGCCATTTTTATGTGATTCACAGTGGAAGTTTATTTGGAAAGTCAGGCACTGATAGCACACTGCAATTTATGTATTTTGTACCATTTATTCAAAAACAATTCCTTTCAGGACAGCCTTTCTGGTCCTGGGTTTATGGGCTCGGAGGGGATGTTTTCGGCGGGTTTAGCTACTATTATACTACAAGTCCGTTTTTTTATCTTATGCTTTTATTGAGAAAGCTTGGAATCGGAACATGGACATTGGAGGATACTCTTAGATGGAAACTAGTATTCAGTATTTTAAAGCAATTTTTAAGTATGTTATTTTTATATGTGTTATTAAAATATGAGAAAAGAAAGACATATTCTTCTCTTATTGGTGCTGCCATATACGGTGGCTGTATTAATTTTATATGGTTTTCTCTTTTCAATGATTTTATGGCAGATGCATACATATGGCTTCCACTCACAGTATTGGGGTGGAGAATATATAAGAGAAGCAGTAACTGGGTTCCTTTTGTCATAAGTGCTGCATTAACTGTTGCAAACAGTTTTTATTTCGGATTTATCAGTTTTGTTTTTTATATTATTTTTATTATTGTATTTATGGATGTTGAAGGGACGAAATTAAAAGACAAGATATGTTCATTTTTCGGACAAATTTCAAAATATGCGATATTTGCAGTCATTGCACTGGGACTTTCAGCAGTGGCATTCTTACCTTCAGTCTTGGCCTTTTTAAAAGTGGATCGTTTTTCAAATTCAGCAATCATACCTATGTTTTATGACAGAAGTTATATTTTACAACTTCCTGAAAAGTTCTTTTATTATTTTAGTACATTAGGATTTCCAATGATTGTTCTGATTGTTTTTGCATTACCGTGGAGAAGGCTTTCTAAGGTTGCTAGAAAAAAAACAATTCTAGCTGGAATTTTCTTTGTTTTATATTTAATTCCGTATACAGGAAGTTTTTTTAATGGTTTATCATATTCTGTGGACAGGTGGTTCTATTTATTGATATTTTCAATAGCATATGCAGTTCCGGATTGGTTAGAGGAGAATGACAGACTAAAAAGTGCAGGTTTAAAATTTATTTCTATTTCTTTTGCATTAATATTATACTTTTACTATACAAAAGCCTCGCGAGGTTTAAATTATACAATTGAAAATGTAAAATTAACTAGCATTATAAACAGATTAATACTAGTTTCAGGATTAATATCTATTTTAGCAGTAATCTTAAAAAGATATATTTCACATCGTTTTATAAAAAATATATTAAGCTGTATTATAGTTTTTGCAGTAGGAATATCCCTTATTTGTAATATAAATAGTTATTTATACATTGTTCAGCCTGATATGTCTAAAGAAAAAATTGAAAATTATTTCATGCACGGCAATGAAGAGGAACAAGTATTTAATGAGTTAGCCCCATCAAACAGTGAATTTTTTAGGACTATAACTAGTTCGCCTTTTGAAAATTCACCATTAAGTCAGAATTATTACGGCACAAGTGCCTATAATAGTATGGTTGATGGAAATCTTCATAAATGGTTAAAGGTTAATGAAGATGTTTTAAATCATTATGTTGCTCCAAATATATATGCAAATTTCGATGACCGCTTGTTTTTGGAAACTGCCTTTGGAGTGAAGTATTTAGTCAGGGACAAAAATGATCCGTATGTACCAGCTTATGGATATGTGCTTAAGAAGGAAACTGATAAATATAAAGTGTATGAAAGTACCAATAATGTGGGTTTTGACTTATGGTATACAAACACTGTAGATGTACAGAGTAATAATAAAATGAATTTTGCGGAAAAGGATGCATTGCTTCTTCAGGAAGCAGTTGTTGATAAAAGTGTACCTGGTCTTAGCAGCGGTGCAATTGATGATGTAACAACAGAGCTTTCACTAGCATGGGGAAGAGCAGTTACTGAAAATATGGAGTATAAAGACGGAACATTAACAGCTGGAAAGAATGCATCTATTAGTATTCCTATAAACAATACACAAAAAGGAGATAAGGGTGAAATTCTTTTTTCAATGAATATTAAGCCTGCAAACGGGCAGATGATTAATTTAAATGTTAACGGAAAATCCACACTTAAGATGGAAGAAACTTATCCTTATATATATCCACTTAATACATTTACGTTCAGACTTGACGGCAATACTAAAATATTAAAAATAAATATCTCTGAGGGCAAATTCACAATAGATAATGCTCATGCCTGGTTTAATTCATACAAGCATTATGAAAACTGGATAAATGCACGAAATAAATATAATCTAGAAAACCTGCATATAAATGGTGGAGATATTAAGGCAACTATTAAAAATGATGAAAAAGGGATTATTGCCCTTAGTATACCTTACAGCAAAGGGTGGTCAGCAAAGGTTGATGGGAAAAAACAAGATTTAATTAAGGTGAATGGTGTTTTCACAGGATTAGTACTAGAGCCTGGAGCTCATAGAATTGAACTGACATATATTACGCCAGGTTTAATTCCAGGAGCATGTATAAGTATTACTTTTTTAATAGGTATAATTATGTTCCATATTTTAAAGAAAAATTTTTCAAAGTAA